Proteins from a single region of Sediminitomix flava:
- a CDS encoding DUF1254 domain-containing protein: MKRLSTLRFIPFLCLLLLGTEQINAQQMSEYETKRYQRRATETALWGMPLVNLWAMREGFKEDANVQYNDVAYFSKPMDWKLQVTTPNNSTLYIFSFWNTKKDGPIVVEVPKTTEDVGLFGTILDVWHRPLMDVGGQGQDKGKGAKYLIVPPNYQESIPEGYVVVENNNYNGWFLLRTLLKDFEPETLKKGEEFIKNFKVYPLADAENPVPTKFINCSDLEIEAIAPYDDTYFDALNTMIQEETIEEKDMVAMGMLQTLGIQKGLEFKPTIEERNLLKESMAATHEEFQEMIATSDERHWEDRTWAFLMDVDAHRDTKATWKYPYLLDYTYRAATYYSAFSNVVTLGTQTQYLSSGMDADGDFLKGGEEYTLTLPPNVPAKLFWSVLVYDLKTGAFVKHTPKAGVTSMDQGLEINEDGSTTIYFGPKAPKGKEVNWAPTLEGHDYFLLFRLYGPEKSFYDKTWKLNDLQKK, from the coding sequence ATGAAAAGATTAAGTACACTAAGATTTATCCCATTTCTATGTTTGTTGTTACTGGGTACTGAACAAATCAATGCGCAACAAATGAGTGAGTATGAAACGAAACGTTATCAAAGACGTGCAACTGAAACAGCTCTTTGGGGAATGCCATTAGTTAATCTATGGGCAATGCGTGAAGGTTTTAAAGAAGATGCGAATGTTCAATATAATGATGTCGCTTATTTTTCTAAACCAATGGATTGGAAATTACAAGTGACGACACCTAACAATTCAACGCTTTATATTTTTAGTTTTTGGAATACCAAAAAAGATGGACCAATTGTAGTCGAAGTTCCAAAAACAACAGAAGATGTAGGTCTTTTCGGGACAATTCTGGATGTTTGGCACCGACCTCTGATGGATGTAGGTGGACAAGGACAAGACAAAGGAAAAGGCGCTAAATACCTCATTGTTCCTCCTAATTATCAAGAGAGTATCCCTGAGGGTTATGTAGTTGTTGAAAATAATAACTATAATGGCTGGTTTCTACTCAGAACACTTTTGAAAGATTTCGAACCTGAGACCTTGAAAAAAGGAGAGGAGTTCATTAAAAATTTCAAGGTTTACCCACTTGCAGATGCTGAAAATCCTGTACCTACAAAATTTATCAATTGTAGTGATTTAGAAATCGAAGCTATTGCACCTTACGACGATACCTATTTTGATGCCTTAAATACAATGATTCAGGAAGAAACTATTGAAGAAAAAGACATGGTAGCAATGGGTATGCTTCAAACATTGGGAATTCAAAAAGGGCTAGAGTTCAAGCCAACCATAGAAGAAAGAAACTTATTGAAAGAATCAATGGCTGCAACACATGAGGAGTTTCAAGAAATGATTGCCACTAGCGATGAAAGACATTGGGAAGATCGAACATGGGCTTTTTTGATGGATGTAGACGCTCATAGAGATACAAAAGCAACTTGGAAATATCCTTATCTGTTGGATTATACCTACAGAGCAGCAACGTATTATTCAGCTTTTAGTAATGTTGTGACATTGGGAACACAAACGCAATACTTGTCAAGTGGAATGGATGCTGATGGAGATTTCTTGAAAGGAGGGGAGGAATATACGTTGACGCTTCCACCAAATGTTCCTGCAAAGTTGTTTTGGTCTGTATTGGTCTATGATCTTAAAACAGGAGCTTTTGTAAAGCATACTCCAAAAGCAGGTGTTACTTCTATGGACCAAGGTTTAGAAATAAATGAAGATGGTTCTACAACGATCTATTTTGGGCCAAAAGCACCAAAAGGAAAAGAAGTAAACTGGGCACCAACACTAGAAGGTCATGATTATTTCTTATTATTTAGACTTTATGGTCCTGAGAAATCATTCTATGATAAAACATGGAAATTAAATGATTTGCAGAAAAAATAA
- a CDS encoding response regulator transcription factor: MDIVKKLERELFEGNLETKTSKEEVLEVIEMVKSFVKIDGALAVISDLTKDVSYIYAGHFGTFLGVKPFELSMLDTIWEDEIFQKIHEDDLFERHLLEYEFLHFLKEIPPSERLNYATKSYLRTNTSKEKVRYITHRTSYLKTTENGQLALVLCLYNFSDDQAPNVGIGGKIMNKITGDKIEVKTYHHSSSLLSPREGEILQHIERGLLSKEIASALNISVHTVNRHRQNILEKLKAGNSMEAVQRAKAMQLIT; the protein is encoded by the coding sequence ATGGATATAGTAAAGAAGTTAGAACGTGAGTTATTCGAAGGAAATCTAGAAACAAAAACCTCTAAAGAGGAAGTACTAGAGGTGATTGAAATGGTAAAGTCTTTTGTGAAAATTGATGGAGCCTTAGCCGTTATTTCTGATCTAACAAAAGATGTCAGTTATATCTATGCAGGACATTTTGGGACATTCTTGGGTGTAAAACCTTTCGAACTTTCAATGCTAGATACAATATGGGAAGATGAAATTTTTCAGAAAATACATGAGGATGATCTATTTGAACGTCACCTTCTTGAATATGAATTTCTACATTTCCTTAAAGAAATACCTCCTTCGGAACGATTAAATTACGCCACAAAAAGCTACCTAAGAACAAATACCTCAAAAGAAAAAGTGCGTTACATTACACATCGTACGTCTTACCTTAAAACGACTGAAAATGGGCAATTAGCATTGGTGCTTTGTTTGTATAATTTTAGTGATGATCAAGCTCCAAACGTTGGAATAGGTGGGAAAATAATGAACAAAATCACAGGAGATAAAATTGAGGTAAAAACCTATCATCATTCTTCTAGTCTTCTTAGCCCAAGAGAAGGTGAAATCTTACAACATATTGAACGGGGATTATTGAGTAAAGAGATCGCTAGTGCTTTAAATATCAGCGTACATACCGTGAATAGACATAGACAAAATATCCTTGAAAAACTGAAAGCAGGGAATTCTATGGAAGCCGTTCAACGAGCTAAAGCCATGCAGTTGATTACCTAA
- a CDS encoding DUF1349 domain-containing protein, with protein MKIYLSICLLLFTHLSMAQNLDKMQWFNEPESWEVKDGVLVMNVTPQSDYWRQTHYGFTVDDGPFYYTTKGGEFEVSVKAVGDYQTRYDQMGLMLRIDENRWIKTGIEYVDGVYNFSTVVTDKYSNWSVVKLTEKPEAVWIKAVRKLDAVEIFYSLDGKEYQLSNLVHLDENTPVMVGMMAASPDGNGFKASFEDFEVKHTPDVRRLKWLEENKE; from the coding sequence ATGAAAATTTATCTCAGCATTTGTCTTCTGCTCTTTACACATTTATCTATGGCACAAAATCTTGATAAAATGCAGTGGTTCAATGAACCTGAATCATGGGAAGTTAAAGATGGCGTTTTAGTTATGAACGTCACCCCTCAAAGCGATTATTGGCGTCAAACTCATTATGGTTTTACGGTAGATGATGGCCCTTTTTATTATACAACCAAAGGTGGTGAATTTGAAGTGTCTGTAAAAGCGGTTGGAGACTATCAGACTCGCTATGATCAAATGGGATTAATGCTTCGTATTGATGAAAATCGTTGGATTAAAACTGGGATTGAGTATGTAGATGGTGTTTATAATTTTAGTACTGTAGTCACAGATAAATATAGTAATTGGAGTGTGGTTAAACTTACGGAGAAACCTGAAGCAGTATGGATCAAAGCAGTAAGAAAACTAGATGCAGTTGAAATCTTCTATTCGTTAGACGGAAAAGAGTATCAACTAAGTAATTTGGTGCACCTTGATGAGAATACCCCTGTAATGGTTGGTATGATGGCTGCTAGTCCTGATGGCAATGGATTTAAAGCTTCTTTTGAAGATTTTGAAGTAAAGCATACGCCAGATGTCCGCAGACTTAAATGGCTAGAAGAAAATAAAGAGTAA
- a CDS encoding helix-turn-helix domain-containing protein has translation MKIYHVHQGLTHKTFSELAEQIDTCRWDGNTLQANTSEIKFKSYYYNELQGLNWAVNEFWAEEDVLLKDIQGEQQSIFIRFIKDETLYYQQGIKSIGKGNVQGVCMYNYPQTIDMLIPAHKSVKWIGVSINAHLWKQLTHNRFPELDGLIFSKKKWIIYESLSIQMENYISDIFSAQNVGIGRIGLTLGSGLLLLTFFFQEIYKRRKEKNNIGTLTADADLLFAIKDDLQSHLSEPPSIEELMKKYGMSETRLRINFKKMFGMPPRQFVLRERYREAYRQINQTDKSIIDIAYSLGFANKGHFSNGFKKEFGISPSQLRTRKI, from the coding sequence ATGAAAATATATCATGTACATCAAGGCTTAACTCATAAAACCTTTTCTGAATTAGCAGAACAGATAGATACTTGCAGGTGGGACGGCAATACACTTCAAGCAAATACGAGTGAAATAAAATTCAAGTCCTATTATTACAATGAATTACAAGGCCTGAATTGGGCTGTCAATGAATTTTGGGCAGAAGAAGACGTTTTACTCAAAGATATTCAGGGAGAACAACAATCTATTTTTATTCGATTTATAAAAGATGAAACGCTCTACTACCAACAAGGGATAAAATCTATTGGAAAAGGAAATGTTCAAGGTGTGTGTATGTATAATTACCCTCAAACGATAGATATGTTAATACCTGCGCACAAATCTGTAAAATGGATTGGTGTTAGCATAAACGCTCATCTTTGGAAACAACTTACGCACAATCGCTTTCCTGAATTAGATGGATTAATTTTTAGTAAAAAAAAGTGGATTATCTATGAAAGCTTAAGCATACAGATGGAGAATTATATTTCGGATATTTTCTCGGCTCAAAATGTTGGCATTGGCAGAATAGGACTCACTCTAGGCTCAGGCTTACTTTTACTTACCTTCTTTTTCCAAGAAATTTATAAACGTAGAAAAGAAAAAAATAATATTGGAACATTAACCGCCGATGCCGATCTCCTATTTGCGATCAAAGACGACTTACAAAGCCACCTCAGCGAACCTCCGAGTATAGAAGAACTCATGAAGAAATATGGAATGAGTGAAACTCGGCTGCGAATTAATTTTAAAAAAATGTTTGGTATGCCTCCTCGCCAATTTGTTCTTAGAGAACGTTACAGAGAAGCATATCGTCAAATAAACCAAACCGACAAATCAATTATTGACATCGCGTATTCACTCGGCTTTGCGAATAAAGGACACTTTAGCAATGGATTTAAAAAGGAATTTGGAATATCTCCATCCCAACTAAGAACCAGAAAAATATAA
- a CDS encoding chromophore lyase CpcT/CpeT, with the protein MRQGILTILTLFVFTACTQTNERDELSEVVSLMQGHFSSKLQSEQDSAFFDINLVMYPIWEENTEAKWLYVEQAVSSKLEKPYRQRVYKLSKTEDGMIESAVYELPQPSRFIHAWDTPVIFTTISPDSLVTREGCSVFLKKQKDGSYAGATNERDCKSSLYGASYATSEVEVSEAKITSWDRGWNDAGEQIWGAEKGAYVFDKYEVEEEVASVE; encoded by the coding sequence ATGAGACAAGGTATTTTAACTATCCTTACACTATTTGTATTTACTGCTTGTACACAAACTAATGAAAGAGACGAACTATCAGAAGTAGTGAGTTTAATGCAAGGGCATTTTTCTAGTAAATTGCAGTCAGAGCAAGATTCAGCATTTTTTGATATCAATCTTGTGATGTACCCAATTTGGGAAGAAAATACAGAGGCTAAATGGCTTTATGTTGAGCAGGCGGTTAGCTCTAAATTAGAAAAGCCGTACCGTCAGCGAGTGTATAAACTTTCAAAAACCGAAGATGGAATGATTGAAAGTGCGGTATATGAGTTACCTCAACCATCACGTTTTATACATGCTTGGGATACACCAGTTATCTTTACGACAATTTCTCCAGATTCTTTGGTGACAAGAGAAGGTTGTTCTGTATTCTTGAAAAAACAAAAAGACGGTTCTTATGCGGGTGCTACTAACGAACGTGATTGTAAGAGTTCACTTTATGGTGCATCATATGCAACTTCTGAGGTAGAAGTTTCTGAGGCAAAAATCACATCTTGGGATAGAGGATGGAATGATGCTGGAGAACAAATTTGGGGAGCTGAAAAAGGTGCTTATGTTTTTGATAAGTATGAAGTAGAGGAGGAAGTTGCTTCAGTGGAGTAG